One Chromatiaceae bacterium DNA segment encodes these proteins:
- a CDS encoding type II toxin-antitoxin system VapC family toxin: protein MNPTVYLETSIVSYLTARPTSNLIAAAWQKETLDWWETRGGRFSIYISDLVIEEASRGDVSAAERRLAALSGLEVLPLTDEATALAKWLLEDGGVPRKALDDALHISIAAVHGISYLLTWNCRHIDNAETKPRIRAICAAHGFQCPEIATPLELMGDQDHV from the coding sequence TTGAACCCAACCGTCTATCTCGAAACCTCGATTGTCAGCTATTTGACGGCTCGGCCGACGAGTAATCTCATTGCTGCTGCCTGGCAGAAGGAGACACTCGATTGGTGGGAGACACGAGGCGGCCGGTTTTCAATCTATATTTCGGATCTCGTCATTGAGGAGGCGAGTCGTGGTGATGTCTCGGCGGCGGAAAGACGGCTCGCGGCGCTTTCGGGCCTGGAGGTGCTGCCCCTCACGGATGAGGCAACTGCCCTCGCGAAATGGCTGCTTGAAGACGGTGGAGTTCCGAGGAAGGCGCTTGACGACGCCTTGCACATTTCAATCGCCGCGGTGCATGGTATTAGCTATCTGCTGACTTGGAACTGCCGTCATATCGATAATGCCGAAACAAAGCCCAGGATTCGAGCCATTTGCGCTGCCCACGGTTTTCAATGCCCGGAAATTGCTACTCCACTGGAACTGATGGGAGATCAAGATCATGTCTGA
- the pglZ gene encoding BREX-1 system phosphatase PglZ type A, which yields MEIQRIESALADQFVAEGHRLVFWNDPDREFEELLATLNLGAVTLLRLDEHPALAVKVRLEQEDPTGRYLLYAPCEPPEPEQDWLLDIRLYSASFRADRASMLLAELGLTQQALRPHLAERAKFFASRERLERLKKLVNPDDGALDLDRKLIAVLVKADQPEFFTVVIALFDAIPEGNLDVSPPAWDELERQGVRASFWALVASYFGYREETPSLKNLLIRLLVSDLDHACQAALPEGLKHLILARQGTANAVVCLAQWRDSLTRGPSYETLSAAVAQAIKLAAHLGALSIDDLAEVKTFLLVEQTIASRLRDRVLETLETIKPDLIRAMASRRQDGYWAAPGLPDTPSAPRRALFAVYQALQTAADLFALRNARVGGLGYPDAKALFSAYTSDLFRYDQRYRQFCEFADAAESCDWDILKALRKQVEQVYGNGFVAELARQWHRHLESGLLEQWRIEGVANQQGFYEREVARLLAKGADRRVFVIISDAFRYEAAQELTEQLNGQYRLDATLSAQLGVLPSYTGLGMAALLPHRVLDYQENGGLRVDGLLCGSLEQRGKVLEAAQGVAVKAETFMAMKKDEGRAFIKPFRVVYVYHNQIDAVGDSAATEDHAFDAVRQAIDELGSLVGKIVNSLNGNHLLITADHGFLFQETPPGETDRNRLAMEPDGTLLAKKRYLLGRNLPESDQAYRGSTQVTAGAGGGMEFWVPKGANRFHFVGGSRFVHGGAMPQEIVIPVIRVQHVKDAAKASRTKTHTVGVSVLGNNFKVTTNRHRFQLIQTEPVGERVKPVTLKIGLYDGDDPVTNLETLTFDSPSADMNQWRKAVSLTLEGRRFDSKRLYQLILRDSETGVEETRFDVTIDLAFSNDF from the coding sequence ATGGAGATACAGCGTATTGAAAGCGCCCTCGCTGACCAGTTCGTGGCGGAAGGTCACCGCCTCGTCTTCTGGAATGACCCGGACCGGGAGTTCGAGGAGCTTCTCGCCACCCTGAACCTGGGGGCGGTCACCCTGCTGCGGCTCGACGAGCATCCGGCGCTGGCGGTCAAGGTCCGCCTGGAGCAGGAGGATCCAACCGGTCGCTATCTGCTCTATGCCCCGTGCGAGCCGCCGGAACCCGAGCAGGACTGGCTACTCGATATCCGCCTCTACAGCGCGAGCTTCCGGGCCGACCGTGCCTCCATGCTGCTGGCGGAGCTGGGCCTTACTCAGCAGGCGTTGCGTCCGCATCTGGCTGAACGGGCCAAATTCTTCGCCAGTCGAGAACGGCTGGAGCGGCTGAAGAAGCTGGTGAACCCTGACGATGGCGCGCTGGACCTCGACCGCAAACTCATCGCCGTTCTGGTCAAGGCCGATCAGCCCGAGTTTTTCACGGTCGTGATCGCCCTGTTCGACGCCATCCCCGAGGGGAATCTCGATGTTTCTCCACCGGCTTGGGACGAACTGGAGAGGCAGGGGGTGCGGGCCTCGTTCTGGGCCTTGGTGGCGAGCTACTTCGGCTATCGGGAGGAGACGCCGAGCCTTAAAAATCTGCTGATCCGGTTGCTGGTCTCGGATCTCGACCACGCCTGTCAGGCGGCCCTTCCGGAGGGACTGAAACACCTCATCCTCGCGCGGCAGGGCACCGCCAATGCGGTGGTCTGTCTCGCGCAATGGCGCGACAGTCTGACCCGTGGGCCGTCCTATGAAACCCTGTCCGCCGCCGTGGCCCAGGCCATCAAGCTGGCGGCGCACCTGGGCGCGCTGAGCATCGATGACCTGGCGGAGGTCAAGACCTTCCTGCTGGTCGAGCAGACCATCGCCAGCCGTCTGCGCGACCGGGTGCTGGAGACCCTGGAGACGATCAAGCCGGACCTGATCCGCGCCATGGCCTCCCGCCGGCAGGACGGGTATTGGGCCGCGCCGGGGTTGCCGGATACCCCGTCCGCGCCGCGTCGGGCGTTGTTCGCGGTCTATCAGGCGCTCCAGACCGCCGCCGATCTCTTTGCCCTGCGCAACGCGCGGGTGGGGGGCCTCGGCTACCCGGACGCCAAGGCCCTGTTCAGCGCCTACACCAGCGACCTGTTTCGTTACGATCAGCGCTACCGACAGTTCTGCGAGTTCGCCGATGCCGCCGAGTCATGCGACTGGGACATCCTCAAAGCGCTGCGGAAGCAGGTCGAGCAGGTCTACGGCAACGGCTTTGTGGCGGAACTGGCGCGGCAGTGGCATAGGCATCTGGAGTCTGGCCTGCTGGAGCAGTGGCGAATCGAGGGGGTTGCCAACCAGCAGGGATTCTACGAACGGGAAGTCGCGCGCTTGCTGGCGAAAGGAGCGGATCGCCGGGTCTTCGTGATCATCAGCGATGCCTTCCGCTATGAAGCCGCCCAGGAACTCACCGAGCAACTCAACGGCCAGTATCGTCTCGACGCGACGCTGTCCGCGCAGCTTGGGGTGCTGCCCTCCTATACGGGGCTGGGCATGGCGGCGCTGTTGCCCCATCGGGTGCTCGATTACCAGGAGAACGGCGGCCTCCGGGTCGATGGGCTGCTCTGCGGCTCTCTGGAACAGCGTGGCAAGGTGCTGGAGGCGGCGCAAGGCGTCGCGGTGAAAGCGGAGACCTTCATGGCCATGAAAAAGGACGAGGGCCGCGCCTTCATCAAGCCGTTTCGGGTCGTCTACGTTTATCACAACCAGATCGATGCGGTGGGCGACAGCGCCGCCACCGAGGACCACGCCTTCGACGCGGTCCGCCAGGCCATCGATGAGCTGGGCAGTCTGGTGGGCAAGATCGTCAACAGCCTCAATGGCAATCATCTGCTCATCACCGCCGACCACGGTTTTCTGTTCCAGGAGACCCCGCCGGGGGAGACCGACAGGAACCGTCTGGCGATGGAACCCGACGGCACCCTGTTGGCGAAAAAGCGCTATCTGTTGGGCCGCAACCTGCCCGAGAGCGATCAGGCGTATCGGGGCTCCACCCAGGTGACCGCCGGGGCCGGTGGCGGGATGGAGTTCTGGGTGCCGAAGGGGGCCAACCGCTTTCACTTCGTCGGCGGCTCGCGCTTCGTGCATGGCGGGGCCATGCCCCAGGAGATCGTCATCCCGGTGATCCGTGTGCAACACGTCAAGGATGCCGCCAAGGCGAGCAGGACCAAGACCCACACCGTCGGGGTCAGTGTGCTGGGCAACAACTTCAAGGTCACCACCAACCGGCATCGCTTCCAGTTGATCCAGACCGAACCGGTGGGCGAGCGGGTCAAACCGGTGACGCTGAAGATCGGCCTCTATGATGGCGACGACCCGGTCACTAATCTCGAAACCCTGACCTTCGACAGCCCTTCCGCCGATATGAACCAGTGGCGGAAAGCCGTGAGCCTCACCCTGGAGGGGCGGCGCTTCGACAGTAAGCGGCTCTATCAGTTGATCCTGCGCGACAGCGAAACGGGCGTGGAAGAGACGCGCTTTGACGTAACCATCGATCTGGCCTTCAGCAATGACTTCTGA
- the brxL gene encoding protease Lon-related BREX system protein BrxL, whose protein sequence is MTSDALNADIDTLLNRHFAGKVVRKDLTKLIKEGANVPVYVLEYLLGMYCASDDEAIIRDGLETVKTILAENYVRPDEAEKVKSKIKERGSYKVIDKVTVRLNEKRDLYEALLSNLGVKDAEIPGTYVKQFEKLLVGGIWCIVTVHYFFEEGQKGSPFTIGDLKPIQMPNLDLEGLFEGRRAFSESQWLDVLCRSAGMEPANLAERVKWHLLARMIPFVENNYNACELGPRGTGKSHLYKEISPNSILISGGQTTVANLFYNMARRLVGLVGVWDVVAFDEVAGISFKDRDGVQIMKDFMASGSFARGRDAVQASASLVFVGNINQPVETLVKTSHLLAPFPANMIDAAFFDRFHAYIPGWEVPKMRPEFFTNQYGLITDYLAEFMREMRKRNFSDAIDGFFKLGSNLNQRDTIAVRRTTSGLLKLLYPHGEFDKDAVRRCLEYALEARRRVKEQLKKIGGMEFYDVHFSYLDQETREETFVSVPEQGGDRLIPDGPLNPGVLHTIATGSGGHLGLYRLETQTTAGNGKFNVSGLGSSSLAKEAVKIAFDYFKANLCRVSSLTKAGEHDYHLHTVELHHTGAAKALTLTSFVALCSGILQKPLQSQMVVLGDMSLGGSVIPVENLAGCLQAAFDSGARRILLPMASVVDIPTIPGELFARFQTSFYADPVDAVFKALGVE, encoded by the coding sequence ATGACTTCTGACGCACTCAACGCCGACATCGATACCCTGCTGAATCGACACTTCGCCGGCAAGGTGGTCCGTAAGGATCTGACCAAGCTGATCAAGGAGGGGGCGAACGTCCCCGTCTATGTGCTGGAGTATCTGCTCGGCATGTACTGCGCCTCGGATGACGAGGCGATCATCCGCGACGGCCTGGAGACGGTGAAGACCATCCTGGCCGAGAACTATGTGCGCCCGGACGAGGCGGAGAAGGTCAAGTCCAAGATCAAGGAGCGCGGCAGCTACAAGGTCATCGACAAGGTGACGGTGCGGCTCAACGAGAAGCGCGACCTCTACGAGGCCCTGCTGTCGAACCTGGGGGTCAAGGATGCCGAGATCCCCGGCACCTACGTCAAGCAGTTCGAGAAGCTGCTGGTCGGCGGGATCTGGTGCATCGTCACGGTGCACTATTTTTTTGAGGAAGGGCAGAAGGGTTCTCCTTTCACCATTGGCGACCTCAAGCCGATTCAGATGCCCAACCTGGATCTGGAAGGGCTGTTCGAGGGGCGCCGGGCCTTCTCTGAATCCCAGTGGCTCGATGTGCTGTGCCGCTCGGCGGGGATGGAGCCCGCCAATCTCGCGGAGCGGGTCAAATGGCACCTGCTGGCCCGGATGATTCCCTTCGTTGAGAACAATTACAACGCCTGTGAGCTGGGACCCCGCGGGACCGGCAAGAGCCATCTCTATAAGGAGATCAGTCCCAATAGCATCCTGATCTCCGGCGGGCAGACCACGGTCGCCAACCTCTTCTACAACATGGCGCGCCGCCTGGTCGGCCTGGTCGGCGTCTGGGATGTGGTGGCCTTCGACGAGGTGGCGGGCATCTCCTTCAAGGACAGGGACGGCGTCCAGATCATGAAGGACTTCATGGCCTCGGGCTCCTTCGCGCGCGGACGGGATGCGGTCCAGGCATCGGCGAGCCTGGTGTTCGTGGGCAACATCAATCAGCCGGTCGAGACCCTGGTGAAGACCAGCCACCTGCTGGCTCCCTTTCCCGCGAACATGATCGATGCCGCCTTCTTCGACCGCTTTCACGCCTACATCCCCGGCTGGGAAGTGCCGAAGATGCGCCCCGAGTTCTTCACCAATCAATATGGCCTCATCACCGACTATCTCGCCGAGTTCATGCGCGAGATGCGCAAGCGTAATTTTTCCGATGCCATCGACGGCTTCTTCAAACTCGGCAGTAACCTCAACCAGCGCGACACCATTGCGGTGCGGCGCACGACCTCGGGGCTGTTGAAGCTGCTGTATCCGCATGGCGAGTTTGACAAGGACGCCGTGCGCCGCTGTCTGGAGTACGCCCTGGAGGCTCGGCGGCGGGTGAAGGAGCAGTTGAAAAAGATCGGCGGCATGGAGTTCTACGACGTGCATTTCTCCTATCTCGATCAGGAGACACGGGAAGAGACCTTCGTCAGCGTGCCCGAGCAGGGCGGCGACCGGCTGATCCCGGATGGCCCGCTCAATCCGGGTGTGCTGCATACCATCGCCACCGGCAGCGGCGGACATCTGGGTCTCTATCGGCTGGAGACCCAGACTACGGCGGGCAATGGCAAATTCAATGTCTCGGGCCTGGGGTCGAGCAGCCTGGCCAAAGAGGCGGTCAAGATTGCGTTCGACTACTTCAAGGCCAACCTCTGCCGGGTGAGCAGCCTGACCAAGGCCGGCGAGCACGACTATCACCTGCACACCGTCGAGCTGCACCACACGGGGGCCGCCAAGGCGCTGACCCTCACGAGCTTTGTCGCGCTCTGCTCGGGCATTTTGCAAAAACCCCTGCAAAGCCAGATGGTGGTCTTGGGTGACATGAGCCTGGGCGGCAGCGTCATTCCAGTCGAGAATCTTGCTGGATGTTTGCAGGCCGCCTTTGACTCCGGGGCCAGGCGTATTTTGCTACCAATGGCCAGCGTCGTGGATATTCCGACCATTCCGGGCGAGCTGTTCGCCAGATTCCAGACCTCTTTCTATGCCGATCCGGTGGATGCGGTGTTCAAGGCGCTGGGAGTGGAGTAA
- the ilvB gene encoding biosynthetic-type acetolactate synthase large subunit translates to MSSPSQTGASLFFDVLVDLGVEHIFGHTGGAVIPLHVELNKRMRRGQKSPQFILCRQEGGAGHAAEGYARVSGRVGVALATSGPGATNLVTPIADAHKDSIPTLFITGQVPSFAIGTDAFQEVDTIGMTRPISKHNYLVKDVRDLEWVLREAFALAQGGRPGPVVVDICKDVQLSTAGTGNSPRVRHREPCPFDSQAADAILDALAKARRPVIKAGGGIIHAGAAGALQVFAERYDVPVSTTFNALGAIPFPSPYNLGMPGMHGAIPANYALRDADLILTLGGRFDDRVAVKDFAKGKCIAHVDIDPSELDKRIHADLSLTADLKSFLKYGLASGQRAQHPDWMARIAHWRLQMPKPYLQTEHIKPQAVIEAVSSLTEGDATLVTGVGQHQMWAAQYYRFSRPRQWISSGGLGTMGFGLPAAIGAWFANPDKPVVLIDGDGSFQMNIQELATVAANRIPVKMFVLNNSFLGMVRQWEDMMDGGHHYETCLARSAECKPDCTLTDPACRRQIPDLLGLEQVYPRIRTTRIIQTARLWEGIQEALATPGPTLVDIWIDKTEDVLPMVKPGHGLSQMIE, encoded by the coding sequence CGCGGCCAAAAGTCACCGCAATTCATCCTCTGCCGCCAGGAAGGGGGGGCGGGACACGCTGCGGAGGGCTATGCCCGCGTTAGCGGCCGGGTGGGGGTGGCCCTGGCTACTTCGGGTCCCGGTGCCACCAACCTGGTCACCCCCATCGCCGACGCCCACAAGGATTCCATCCCCACCCTCTTCATCACCGGCCAGGTGCCCAGCTTCGCCATCGGCACGGACGCCTTTCAGGAGGTTGACACCATCGGCATGACCCGGCCCATTTCCAAGCACAATTATCTGGTCAAGGATGTGCGCGACCTGGAGTGGGTGCTGCGGGAGGCCTTCGCCCTCGCCCAAGGCGGACGGCCTGGACCCGTGGTAGTGGATATCTGCAAGGACGTCCAATTATCGACCGCCGGCACGGGCAATAGCCCGCGCGTGCGTCACCGCGAGCCCTGCCCCTTTGACAGCCAGGCCGCGGACGCCATTCTCGATGCCCTGGCCAAGGCGCGGCGGCCGGTCATCAAGGCCGGCGGCGGCATCATTCATGCGGGCGCGGCCGGGGCCCTGCAAGTCTTCGCCGAGCGCTACGATGTGCCGGTCTCCACCACCTTTAACGCCCTGGGGGCCATCCCCTTCCCTAGCCCCTACAACCTTGGCATGCCAGGCATGCACGGGGCCATCCCGGCGAACTATGCCCTCCGCGATGCGGACCTCATCCTGACCCTGGGGGGCCGTTTCGATGATCGCGTGGCGGTCAAGGACTTTGCCAAGGGCAAATGCATCGCCCATGTGGATATAGACCCCTCCGAACTGGACAAGCGCATCCACGCCGACCTATCCCTGACTGCGGACCTCAAGAGCTTCCTCAAATATGGCCTTGCCTCCGGCCAGCGCGCCCAACACCCGGACTGGATGGCCCGCATTGCCCACTGGCGCCTCCAGATGCCCAAGCCTTATCTTCAGACCGAGCACATCAAGCCTCAGGCGGTGATCGAGGCCGTCTCCAGCCTCACGGAGGGCGACGCAACCCTGGTGACCGGGGTTGGACAGCATCAGATGTGGGCGGCCCAGTACTACCGCTTTTCCCGGCCGCGGCAGTGGATCAGCTCCGGCGGCCTGGGCACCATGGGCTTTGGCCTACCCGCGGCCATCGGCGCCTGGTTCGCCAACCCGGACAAGCCTGTGGTGCTGATCGACGGCGATGGCAGCTTTCAGATGAATATCCAGGAGTTGGCAACGGTGGCGGCGAACCGTATCCCGGTGAAGATGTTTGTTCTGAACAACAGTTTCCTGGGCATGGTGCGCCAGTGGGAAGACATGATGGACGGGGGCCATCACTACGAGACCTGCCTGGCGCGCAGCGCCGAGTGCAAACCCGACTGCACCCTGACCGACCCCGCCTGCCGCCGTCAGATTCCCGATCTATTAGGCTTGGAACAGGTCTATCCACGCATCCGCACCACGCGCATCATCCAGACCGCCCGACTGTGGGAGGGCATCCAGGAGGCCCTGGCCACCCCAGGCCCCACCCTGGTGGACATCTGGATCGACAAGACGGAAGACGTACTACCCATGGTCAAGCCGGGGCATGGGTTGAGTCAGATGATCGAGTGA